Proteins co-encoded in one Setaria viridis chromosome 9, Setaria_viridis_v4.0, whole genome shotgun sequence genomic window:
- the LOC117839588 gene encoding expansin-A31 — protein sequence MDMAKSLILCTVLAACLALAAAQGSPGTATFYGGPDGSGTMGGACGYDNLYNAGYGVLNAALSQTLFNDGASCGQCYTITCDRSRTGGQYCKPGNSITVTATNLCPANYALPNGGWCGPGRPHFDMSQPAWENIGIYQAGVIPVLYQQVKCSRSGGVRFSLAGSNYFLLVNIQNLAGSGSVGAAWVKGDKTGWIQMSRNWGANWQALAGLVGQGLSFAVTSTGGQYIQFLNIVPAWWQFGQTFSNNYQNFAY from the exons ATGGATATGGCCAAGTCCCTGATCTTGTGCACAGTCCTTGCGGCGtgcctcgcgctcgccgcggcccAGGGCTCTCCCGGCACCGCCACGTTCTACGGTGGACCCGACGGTTCCGGCACCATGG GTGGCGCCTGCGGGTACGACAACCTCTACAACGCCGGGTACGGCGTGCTCAATGCGGCGCTGAGCCAGACGCTGTTCAACGACGGCGCGTCATGCGGGCAGTGCTACACCATCACCTGCGACAGATCACGCACCGGCGGACAGTACTGCAAGCCCGGCAACAGCATCACCGTCACGGCCACCAACCTGTGCCCGGCCAACTACGCCCTGCCCAACGGCGGCTGGTGCGGCCCGGGGCGCCCTCACTTCGACATGTCGCAGCCGGCGTGGGAGAACATCGGAATCTACCAGGCCGGCGTCATCCCTGTCCTGTACCAGCAGGTCAAGTGCTcccgcagcggcggcgtgcgctTCAGCCTCGCCGGCTCCAACTACTTCCTCCTCGTCAACATCCAGAACCTCGCCGGAAGTGGCTCCGTGGGAGCCGCCTGGGTCAAGGGCGACAAAACGGGGTGGATCCAGATGTCCAGGAACTGGGGCGCCAACTGGCAGGCGCTCGCCGGGCTCGTCGGCCAGGGTCTCAGCTTCGCCGTGACCAGCACCGGCGGGCAGTACATTCAGTTCCTCAACATCGTGCCGGCGTGGTGGCAGTTCGGCCAGACCTTCTCCAACAACTACCAGAATTTCGCCTACTGA